The window GCTGCATGGCCAGGGCCCGCGCGATGGCCACGCGCTGCTGCTGACCACCGGACAGCTGTGCCGGGTAGTTCTGCGCCCGGTCGGCCAGCCCGACCCGTTCGAGCAGTTCGGTGGCCCGCCGCCGCGCGTCGGCCCTGGAGACCCCGCGCACCTTCACGGGCGCCTCCACGACGTTCTCCAGCGCGCTCATGTGCGGGAACAGGTTGAACCGCTGGAACACCATGCCGATGTCGCGGCGCTGCCGGGCGATCTCCTTGTCGGTCAGCCGGTGCAGCCGGCCGTCGCGCTCGGCCAGACCGACGAGGTCGCCGTCGACCCAGATCCGCCCCGCGTCGATGCGCTCCAGGGAGTTGATGCAGCGCAGGAACGTCGTCTTGCCCGACCCCGAGGGTCCCAGCAGGCACACGACCTGCCCGGCGTGGACGTCCAGGTCGATGCCTTTGAGCACCTCGACGTGCCCGAAGTTCTTGTGGACGTTGCGGGCCTTGACCAGCGGTTCGCTCACTTCGCACCCCCCGGCCCCAGCGAGACCCCGGCCGCGGCGGGACGCTGCTGCGGGGCGTTGCCGCCGTACCCGCGGCTGAACCGCTTCTCCAGGAAGTACTGCCCGACCATCAGCACCGACGTCGCGATGAGGTAGTACGCCACGGCGGCCATGTTGCCCGCCATGACCTCGAACGTCCGGTTCTTGATGTTCGTGACGCGGAAGAACAACTCGGTCTGGACCGGGATGGCGGCCAGCAGCGACGTGTCCTTGAGCATGGCGATGACCTCGTTGCCCGTGGGCGGCACGATGACCCGCATCGCCTGCGGCAGCACGACCCGGCGCATCGCCAGGCCCCTCGACATGCCCAGCGCCTCGGCGGCCTCGTGCTGACCGCGGTCCACGCTGAGCAGCCCCGCGCGGGAGATCTCGGCCATGTACGCGGCCTCGGAGACCCCCAGCCCGACGATGCCGCCGAACACCCCGCCGAACAGGGCGTACAGCGTCGTCTGCGACACCGTGAGCAGCCGCAGGTCGGGCGTGCCGAACCACTGCGCCAGCAGGAAGTCGAAGGGGATCCCGACGGACAGGCCCGTGGCGAACAGCGCGCCCAGGCCGCCGGTGATCGACAGCAGCACGTAGCGCGGGACGGCGCGGAAGAACCACGTGAACGTCCACGCCACCCCGGCCAGGACCTTGTTGTCGCTCAGGCGCAGGATCGCCAGCAGCACCCCGCCGACGATCCCGATGACCATGGCGCACACCGTCGTGAACAGCGTCCCGACGAGGAAACCCCGGATGACGATGGTCTGGTTCATCACCTCGAGGGTGAAGGGCCAGTTGAAGTTCGAGTTGGTCAGGAGCAGGTGCGCCAGCATGAGGACCAGCACCGCGATGACCGCGATGACGACCCAGCGCCACGGGTGGCGCACCTCGACCGCGTCGATGCGGCCGGGGCGCTCCTCCTCCTGCGTGGGCTGCGACGTCACGACGCCGCGGGGTTGACCGGGAACTCGGTCACGGCGCCGCTCTCGCCACCCCACGGCGCCAGTGCGGCCTCGTAGGAACCGTCCTTCGCGATCTCCTCCAGGGCCTTGGACACGGCGTTCGCGGCGTCCGTCTCGGCCTTGGGCAGGACGATCCCGTACGGGGCGGAGTCGTAGACCTTGCCGGACAGCTCCAGCTTGTCGCCGGTCTGCTTCACCGCGTAGGCGGCGATGGGGGAGTCGGCCAGCATGCCCGCCGCGCGGCCCTGGACGACGGCCGCGGTGGCGTCCTCCTGGGAGTCGAAGGACAGCACCTGGATCTCCGGCTCGCCGGCGTCGGTGCAGGCCTTCTGCCGCACGGGCAGGTCGTCGTCGGACTGGGTCGTGCCGGTCTGCACGGAGACGATCTGGCCGCAGGCGTTGTCGGGGTCGATCTTCTTCGGGTTGCCCTTGGCGACGACCCACTGGGTGCCGGCGTTGTAGTACTGGACCATGTTCACCTGCTCCAGGCGGGCGGAGGTGATGGTGAACGAGGAGATCGCCGCGTCGTAGCGGTTGCTGGCCACACCGGTCAGCAGGGAGTCGAAGCTGGCGTTGGAGTACTCGACCTTGACGCCGAGCTTGGCGCCGACGGCGTTCATGAGGTCGATGTCCATGCCCTTGACGGTCGTGCCGTCGAGGAACTCGTTGGGGGCGTACTCGGCGTTGGTGCCGACGCGCAGGGTGCCGGAGCTCTGGACCGACTCAGGCAGCATCGCCTTCAGCGCAGGGTCGGCGGTCGCCGCCGAGCTCGCCTTCGTGGTGGTCGTCGAGGAGCTGGTGGCGTCCCCCGACAGGGTGTTCGAGCCGCAGCCGGCGGCGGTGAGGCCGACGACGGCGACGGCTCCCAGAGCGCCCAGGAACGGACGGCGGGCGGTGGGTCGAGCAGGCACGGGAACCTCCGGGGACGGGAGTGGAGCGTGCACAGTGTGGACCAGGTGGGCCCCGGACCGTGCATCCTGCGCGGTGTCACCCCCGTTCGTAACGCACTCGTCACACGGACGCGCGATCCCGGACCGGTTCCCGGGCGGGGGCGTGCACGACGGGTGTCCGCAACCGGCGGGTCAGGGTGCGCCGCAACCGGGGGCGGTCCTGGCTGCGGCCCGCGTGGTCGACCTGCACGTCGACGGCCCCGTCCGGGCCCAGGACGACGGTCGTGACCCCGTTGTCGAACCACGGCCCGTGCTCGACCCGCCACGCCACGTCGGGTCCGCGGACCCCCGCCAGCAGGGACAGGCCCCGCAGCAGCCCGCGCACGGGCGCGCGGTCCAGGAGGCGGTTGGCGACCTTCATCCCGCGCTCGAGCGGGTTGCGGAAGGGGGACATGACGAGCTGGTGGACCACCGTGCGGGCGGGGTCCACCCCGGGGACGCGGACCTGCGCGGTGTAGCTGCAGTGCACGTCGCCCGACAGCAGCAGCACGCTGGCCGGGGCCCGCGGGATGCGTCCCACCTCCCCGAGCAGGTCGACGAGCTGGCCGAACGAGCGCCCGAACGCGGCCCAGTGCTCCAGGTCGGCGGCCTGGCGCAGCGCCTCGGCCCAGCCGGCGGCGCGGGCGCCGAACCGGCCGTCGGCCACGGCCTCGTCGAACGCCTCGGCGTGGTGGATCCCGTGCAGCAGGAAGGCGGGCAGGGTGGTGGCCAGCAGCAGGTGCCGCGCCCCCGGGGCCAGCGCCCGGGCCCGGACCCACTCCCACTCCGTGGCGTCGGTCATGTACCGCGCCCCCGGCTCCAGGCGCCGCGAGCAGCGCGAGTCGATCGCCACCAGCCGGGCCGCCCCCAGCTCGCGCGTGAAGCTCCAGCGCGCCGTGGACGGGTCGGCGTCGGCGCCCCACGCGAACGCGTCCAGCAGCGCGTCGCGCTCGTCGTCGTCGGCGGTCGCGCGCAGCGTCCGGTACAGCCGGTCCTCGGCCAGCTCGGTCGGCGACAGGTTGCCCAGGTGCTGGTAGACCCAGTAGCTGGCGAAGGCGCCCGTCACCCGGTCGCGCCACCACGGCCGCCGCCGGACCTCCTCGCGCCAGGCCTGCGAGGTGTTCCAGTCGTCGCGCAGGTCGTGGTCGTCGAGCAGCATGCACGTGGGGACGGTCGACATCAGCCAGCGCACCGGGTCCGGGCCCCACGTCTCGTGGTAGAGCCAGGTGTACTCCTCGAAGTCGCCGATCTCGTCGCGCACCTCCGGGGACCCCTCGGGCCGGCCGTCGTTGCGCTCCCGCAGCCGGTCCACGATCCCCGGGTTCGGGTCGTCGGCGTACACCTGGTCACCGACGAACAGCAGCACGTCCGGGGCCTCGGCCCCGTCGAGCACGATGCCGTGCGCCAGGGCCGACAGCGCGTCCACCCCCACCAGCCGCGTCGACTCCTCGCCGTCGTCGCCGGCGCGGCGGCACGACCCGAAGGCCAGCCGCACCGGGTCCCCGGGCGCCGGGGTGCTGATCCGGCTGGCCGGCCAGTCCCACACCGGCGGCCACAGCCGTTCCTCCTGCCCGTCCACCTCCTGGGACACGCCGTAGGGCAACGACTCCCCGGTGGGCAGCCCGTCGACGACGACGAGCGCGAAGTGGTGACCGTGCAGGCTCAGGGTCGGCTCCGACCCGCGCCGGGTCGACCCGTCGGGCAGTTCGACGTCGACGTGGACGTGGCCGGGGGCGGCGACCTCCACCCACACGGTGGCGCTCGTCGCGTCGACGTGGCGCAGGACCGGTCCGAGCAGCGGCAGGGGCACCGGGCCATGCTGGACCATGGTCACCGTGACGGCCACCGTGACCGGGCGCCCACGGCCCGACCGCCTCGTGCGGCGGGTCCAGCCGCTGCCGGGGACGGCACCCGACCCCGGCACGTGGCCCGACACCGTCCCGGCCGTGGCGCAGCTGCTGACGCGCGGTCTCGACCTGCCGGCCGGCGTGACGTTCCTCGTGGGGGAGAACGGGGCGGGCAAGTCCACCCTCGTCGAGGCCGTCGCGCAGGCCGTCGGCGTGCCCGCCGAGGGCGGGCTGCGGCGGCACGCGCCCGGCCGGGACGAGCCGCAGGTCGACGCCTCCGGGCTCGGGGACCGCCTGCAGGTGGTGCGCGGCACGTCCCGGTTCCGGGAGGCGTTCTTCCTGCGCGCCGAGACGATGCACCGGTTCTACTCCTGGCTGCGGGAGGTCGGCTCCGAGGCGCACTCCGGTCTGCACGAGCTGAGTCACGGCGAGTCGTTCCTGGACGTCCTGGGCGCGGGCTGGATGCGGCACGTCGGGCTGCTGCTGCTCGACGAGCCGGAGTCGGCGCTGTCGTTCGGCAACCAGCTCGTCCTGGGGGCGGCCTTCGCGCGGATGGCCGCCGAGGGCCGGCAGGTGCTGTGCGCGACGCACTCGCCGCTGCTGACGGCCCTGCCGGGCGCGCGGATCCTGCAGGTCGACGGGAACGGACTGACCCGGGTGGACGATTGGGAGGACCTCGCGGTCGTCAGGGACTGGCGGTTCTTCCTGGACGCCCCGGACCGCTACTGGCGCCGGGTCCTGGATTGAGCGCCCAGCCGCCGGGGACGACTGGGGGGACCTCCCGGCGCCCGCGCCGGGGGACGAGGGAGGCGATCACCCGCGCCCGCTCCCACGGGCGCTGACCGGCGACGAACGGTCGCTCCTCGCGCTCCCACTCGTTCCAGAACGCCACGGTCTGCGCCGGGTCGCCGTCGACGCCGGAGGCGACGTCGCGCGCCAGGCCGCGCTCGCGGGCCAGGACGTGGTCGGACTGCACCCGCACGACGGCGTCGAGGAGACCGGCGACCTCGCGCCGTCCTGCGCCGACGCCCTCGACGAGCAGCAGGTCCACGCCCGCGGGGACCTCGACGGCCCCGGCCCTGCCGTGCGGGGCCCAGCCCGGCGGCACGTGGGCGACGTCACGGCCCGCGCGCCAGGGCCGGAGGACACCGTCGGCCAGCAGGCCGGCCCAGCCGAAGAACGAGTGGTGCCAGGCGAGGTCGTCGGTGTGGACGACCGCGGCCCGCAGACCGCGCCGCTGCGCCTCCTCGCGCAGCAGCCCGGCCAGCGTCGTCTTGCCCGAGGCGCTGCGGCCGTCCACCGCCACGACCCCGGTCCCGGTCAGGTCGAGGACGTCACCGGGTGCGGCGGGCCGCCACGGGCCCGCCGCCGGTTCGTCCTCGTGCAGCTCCACCAGGGCCGACTCAGGGCCGGGTCACGGCTGGGGGACGCCCAGCCAGTCGTACCAGCCGCTGTGCAGCACCAGCCACGCCAGCAGGCCGTACCCGGCCTGGCCGGGGTGGACGCCGTCGGAGGCGGCGAGGTCGGCGTACCAGTCCTCGTGCTCCAGCAGCGGGGAGAAGGTGTCGACGTAGGCGATCCGGCGGCGCGCGCAGACGTCCGCGAACGCGTCGGCGAGGTCGCCGATGCGGTCGTTGCGCTCGGCGTCCGAGACGGGCGTGGGACCCACGACGAGGGTCGGCAGGCCGCGGGCCTCGCACTCGTCGAGGACGTTGGCCAGGTTCAGGCGGCTGCGCGCCAGGGTCGTGCCCGCGTCGAGGTCGGCGTGGCCGAGGCCCACGACGAGGCGGTGCTCGTCGCCGCCGACGAACCGGCGGGAGGTCTCCTCGCGCCAGCGGTTGTTCAGCTCCGTCGTCGTCTCACCCGGGACCCCGAGGGGGAAGAACGTGACGTCGCGGTCCTCGCGGGGCGTGCGGGCCGAGACCCGGCCCACCCAGCCCAGGGCGCGGGGGTCGCCGACACCCGTCACGAACTCGTCGCCGATCAGGCACACCCGCACGTCGTAGCGGCCGTTCACTGCTGGTCCTCGCTCACGCGGGTGGTGCTCCTCTGGAGAAGGGGGGAGATGCTCGGGGCGAGGATAGTCGCTCGCACCGCGGGCCCACGTCGTCGTCCCGCCGGGCGGGTGGGCCGGGAACGACGAAACCCCGCCACCCGCGAGGGTGACGGGGCTCGCCCGGTGGACGACTTCCTCAGCGGGTGAACGCCTCGTCCACGATCTGGCGCTGCTCGGCCTGGTGACGCTTGGCCGAGCCGGCGGCGGGGGAAGCGGACGCGGGGCGCGAGACGAGGCGCAGCTTGGCCGCCAGCGACGGGAACAGGCCCATCGCGACGTGCCACCAGCCGCCCTGGTTCGACGGCTCCTCCTGCACCCACACGACCTCGGCGCCCGGGTACTTCGACAGCTCGGCCAGGACCTGCTGCACGGGCAGCGGGGCGAGCTGCTCGAGGCGGACGACGGCCGTCGTCGTGTCCTTGCGCGCGGCCCGCTCGGCGGCGAGGTCCCAGTAGACCTTGCCCGAGCACAGCAGCACGCGGTCGACCTTCGCGGGGTCGAGACCGCCCTGGTCGCCGATGACCTCCTGGAAGGTCCCCGTCGTGAAGTCCTCCACGTCCGACTGCGCGGCCTTCAGGCGCAGCATCGACTTCGGGGTGAAGACGATGAGCGGGCGGCGCGGGCGGGCGTACGCCTGGCGGCGCAGCAGGTGGAAGTGGCTCGCGGGCGTCGAGGGCACCGCGACCGTCATGTTGTCCTCGGCGCACAGCTGCAGGAACCGCTCGATGCGGCCCGAGGAGTGGTCCGGTCCCTGGCCCTCGTAGCCGTGCGGCAGCAGCAGGACGACCGAGGAGTGCTGACCCCACTTCTGCTGGCCGGCGGCGATGAACTCGTCGATGACGGTCTGCGCCCCGTTGAAGAAGTCGCCGAACTGCGCCTCCCACAGCACCAGCGCGTCGGGCCGTTCCACGGAGTACCCGTACTCGAACCCCATGGCCGCGTACTCGGACAGCAGGGAGTCGTAGATCCAGAACTTGGCCTGCTCGGCGCCCTCGCGGCCCAGGTACAGCAGCGGGGTCCACTCGTCGCCGGTGACCCGGTCGGTCAGGACCGCGTGCCGCGACACGAACGTCCCGCGACGGGAGTCCTGGCCGGACAACCGGACCGGCACGCCCTCCATGAGCAGCGACCCGAAGGCCAGCAGCTCGCCCCAGCCCCAGTCGATGCCGCCCTCGGTCGACATCTGCTCGCGCTTGTCGAGCAGCTGCCGCAGCTTGGGGTGGACGGTGAAGCCCGCCGGCGGGTTCGCCTGGACCTGCCCGATGTGCTTGAGCACCGCGGCGTCGACGGCCGTGGAACGCGCCGAGCGGGGGGCCTGCTCGTCGGCCTCCTGCGCGGACGGCTTCTCCAGCCCGCCGCGGGAGTCGCCGTCGCCGGAACCACCTGCCTTGGAGCCCTTGGTCTCGGCGAAGGCGCGCTCGAGCTGGGCCGAGTAGTCGCGCAGCGCCTCCTCGGCCTCCTCCACGGAGATGTCCCCGCGGCCGATGAGGCCCTCGGTGTAGCTCTTGCGCACCGAGCGCTTCTTCTCGATGAGGTTGTACATGAGCGGCTGCGTCATCGACGGGTCGTCGCCCTCGTTGTGGCCGCGACGGCGGTAGCAGACCATGTCGATGACGACGTCCTTGTCGAACTCCTGACGGAACTCGAAGGCGAGCTGCGCCACGCGGACGCACGCCTCGGGGTCGTCGCCGTTCACGTGGAAGATCGGCGCCTGGATCATGCGGCCGACGTCGGTGCAGTAGAACGACGAGCGCGACGACGCCGGGGCCGTGGTGAACCCGACCTGGTTGTTGATGACGACGTGGACGGTGCCGCCCGTGCGGTACCCGCGCAGCTGCGACAGGTTCAGCGTCTCGGCCACCACGCCCTGGCCGGCGAAGGCCGCGTCGCCGTGGATGAGGACCGGCAGCACCGGGAACGAGGCGCCCCCGAGGTTGATGCGGTCCTGCTTGGCGCGCGCCACGCCCTCCAGCACGGGGTCGACGGCCTCGAGGTGGGAGGGGTTCGCGGCGACGTAGACCTTGGTCTGCTCGCCGTCCTCGCCCGTGAAGGTGCCCTCGGTGCCCAGGTGGTACTTCACGTCGCCCGAGCCCTGGACGGTGCGCGGGTCCTGCATGCCCTCGAACTCGCGGAACACCTGCGAGTAGCTCTTGCCCGCGATGTTCGTCAGGACGTTCAGGCGCCCGCGGTGGGCCATGCCGAGGCAGACCTCGTCCATGCCCGCGCTCGCCGCGCGCGACAGCAGCCCGTCGAGCAGGGCGATGACGGACTCCCCGCCCTCGAGGCTGAACCGCTTCTGCCCCACGTACTTCGTCTGCAGGAACGTCTCGAACGCCTCGGCCGCGTTGAGCCGGCGCAGGATCCGCAGCTGCTCGGCCGCGGTCGGCTTGGCGTACGGGCGCTCGACGCGGTCCTGGATCCACTTGCGCTGCTCGGGTTCCTGGATGTGCATGTACTCGATGCCGACGGTGCGGCAGTACGAGTCGCGCAGGACGCCGAGGATGTCGCGCAGCTTCATGTGCGCCTTGCCGCCGAAACCCCCGGTCGGGAACTCGCGGTCGAGGTCCCACAGCGTCAGGCCGTGCGTCTCGATCTCGAGGTCGGGGTGCATCCGCTGCCGGTACTCCAGCGGGTCGGTGTCGGCCATGAGGTGCCCGCGCACGCGGAACGCGTGGATGAGCTCGACGAGGCGGGCCGTCTTGTTGAGCTGGTCGTCGTGGCTGATCGAGATGTCCGGCGTCCAGCGGATCGGCTGGTACGGGATGTGCAGCGCCTGGAAGACGCGGTCGTAGAACCCGTCCTCGCCCAGCAGCTTGCTGTGCACGATGCGCAGGAACTCACCGGACCCCGCGCCCTGGATGATGCGGTGGTCGTAGGTCGAGGTGAGCGTGATGACCTTGCTGACCGCCAGCCGGGTCAGCGTCTCCTCGCTGGCGCCCTGGTACTCCGCCGGGTACTCCATCGCGCCGACGCCGATGATCGCGCCCTGGCCCTTGACCAGGCGCGGGACCGAGTGGACGGTCCCGATCGTGCCGGGGTTGGTCAAGCTGATCGTCGTGCCGGCGAAGTCGTCGGCCGTGAGCTTGCCG of the Kineococcus rhizosphaerae genome contains:
- a CDS encoding ABC transporter substrate-binding protein, encoding MPARPTARRPFLGALGAVAVVGLTAAGCGSNTLSGDATSSSTTTTKASSAATADPALKAMLPESVQSSGTLRVGTNAEYAPNEFLDGTTVKGMDIDLMNAVGAKLGVKVEYSNASFDSLLTGVASNRYDAAISSFTITSARLEQVNMVQYYNAGTQWVVAKGNPKKIDPDNACGQIVSVQTGTTQSDDDLPVRQKACTDAGEPEIQVLSFDSQEDATAAVVQGRAAGMLADSPIAAYAVKQTGDKLELSGKVYDSAPYGIVLPKAETDAANAVSKALEEIAKDGSYEAALAPWGGESGAVTEFPVNPAAS
- a CDS encoding GDSL-type esterase/lipase family protein, yielding MNGRYDVRVCLIGDEFVTGVGDPRALGWVGRVSARTPREDRDVTFFPLGVPGETTTELNNRWREETSRRFVGGDEHRLVVGLGHADLDAGTTLARSRLNLANVLDECEARGLPTLVVGPTPVSDAERNDRIGDLADAFADVCARRRIAYVDTFSPLLEHEDWYADLAASDGVHPGQAGYGLLAWLVLHSGWYDWLGVPQP
- a CDS encoding AAA family ATPase; this translates as MTATVTGRPRPDRLVRRVQPLPGTAPDPGTWPDTVPAVAQLLTRGLDLPAGVTFLVGENGAGKSTLVEAVAQAVGVPAEGGLRRHAPGRDEPQVDASGLGDRLQVVRGTSRFREAFFLRAETMHRFYSWLREVGSEAHSGLHELSHGESFLDVLGAGWMRHVGLLLLDEPESALSFGNQLVLGAAFARMAAEGRQVLCATHSPLLTALPGARILQVDGNGLTRVDDWEDLAVVRDWRFFLDAPDRYWRRVLD
- a CDS encoding multifunctional oxoglutarate decarboxylase/oxoglutarate dehydrogenase thiamine pyrophosphate-binding subunit/dihydrolipoyllysine-residue succinyltransferase subunit, with translation MPQQPSHHEDKIAATFGPNEWLVDELYEQYKTDKDSVDKAWWDFFEDYSPADSPAGTTQSTGGNGSSNGSGNGSANGSANGAAPAGAPATAKPRTAPPAPAPTPAPAPAPAARSAAPAEKSPVKPVEKAAEKPAEKPAAGAPAQPAPAAQDLVSPLRGPAARVVTNMEESLEVPTATSVRAVPAKLLVDNRIVINNHLKRARGGKVSFTHLIGFALVEALAAMPSMNAAYTTDAKGKPAVLQPAHVNLGIAIDLPKPDGTRQLMVPAVKECETKNFAEFWSAYEDVVRRARGGKLTADDFAGTTISLTNPGTIGTVHSVPRLVKGQGAIIGVGAMEYPAEYQGASEETLTRLAVSKVITLTSTYDHRIIQGAGSGEFLRIVHSKLLGEDGFYDRVFQALHIPYQPIRWTPDISISHDDQLNKTARLVELIHAFRVRGHLMADTDPLEYRQRMHPDLEIETHGLTLWDLDREFPTGGFGGKAHMKLRDILGVLRDSYCRTVGIEYMHIQEPEQRKWIQDRVERPYAKPTAAEQLRILRRLNAAEAFETFLQTKYVGQKRFSLEGGESVIALLDGLLSRAASAGMDEVCLGMAHRGRLNVLTNIAGKSYSQVFREFEGMQDPRTVQGSGDVKYHLGTEGTFTGEDGEQTKVYVAANPSHLEAVDPVLEGVARAKQDRINLGGASFPVLPVLIHGDAAFAGQGVVAETLNLSQLRGYRTGGTVHVVINNQVGFTTAPASSRSSFYCTDVGRMIQAPIFHVNGDDPEACVRVAQLAFEFRQEFDKDVVIDMVCYRRRGHNEGDDPSMTQPLMYNLIEKKRSVRKSYTEGLIGRGDISVEEAEEALRDYSAQLERAFAETKGSKAGGSGDGDSRGGLEKPSAQEADEQAPRSARSTAVDAAVLKHIGQVQANPPAGFTVHPKLRQLLDKREQMSTEGGIDWGWGELLAFGSLLMEGVPVRLSGQDSRRGTFVSRHAVLTDRVTGDEWTPLLYLGREGAEQAKFWIYDSLLSEYAAMGFEYGYSVERPDALVLWEAQFGDFFNGAQTVIDEFIAAGQQKWGQHSSVVLLLPHGYEGQGPDHSSGRIERFLQLCAEDNMTVAVPSTPASHFHLLRRQAYARPRRPLIVFTPKSMLRLKAAQSDVEDFTTGTFQEVIGDQGGLDPAKVDRVLLCSGKVYWDLAAERAARKDTTTAVVRLEQLAPLPVQQVLAELSKYPGAEVVWVQEEPSNQGGWWHVAMGLFPSLAAKLRLVSRPASASPAAGSAKRHQAEQRQIVDEAFTR
- a CDS encoding uridine kinase family protein, whose amino-acid sequence is MELHEDEPAAGPWRPAAPGDVLDLTGTGVVAVDGRSASGKTTLAGLLREEAQRRGLRAAVVHTDDLAWHHSFFGWAGLLADGVLRPWRAGRDVAHVPPGWAPHGRAGAVEVPAGVDLLLVEGVGAGRREVAGLLDAVVRVQSDHVLARERGLARDVASGVDGDPAQTVAFWNEWEREERPFVAGQRPWERARVIASLVPRRGRREVPPVVPGGWALNPGPGASSGPGRPGRTASP
- a CDS encoding amino acid ABC transporter permease, which encodes MTSQPTQEEERPGRIDAVEVRHPWRWVVIAVIAVLVLMLAHLLLTNSNFNWPFTLEVMNQTIVIRGFLVGTLFTTVCAMVIGIVGGVLLAILRLSDNKVLAGVAWTFTWFFRAVPRYVLLSITGGLGALFATGLSVGIPFDFLLAQWFGTPDLRLLTVSQTTLYALFGGVFGGIVGLGVSEAAYMAEISRAGLLSVDRGQHEAAEALGMSRGLAMRRVVLPQAMRVIVPPTGNEVIAMLKDTSLLAAIPVQTELFFRVTNIKNRTFEVMAGNMAAVAYYLIATSVLMVGQYFLEKRFSRGYGGNAPQQRPAAAGVSLGPGGAK
- a CDS encoding amino acid ABC transporter ATP-binding protein — encoded protein: MSEPLVKARNVHKNFGHVEVLKGIDLDVHAGQVVCLLGPSGSGKTTFLRCINSLERIDAGRIWVDGDLVGLAERDGRLHRLTDKEIARQRRDIGMVFQRFNLFPHMSALENVVEAPVKVRGVSRADARRRATELLERVGLADRAQNYPAQLSGGQQQRVAIARALAMQPKLMLFDEPTSALDPELVGEVLAVMRELAADGTTMVVVTHEVAFARDVADQVVFMDGGVVVERGAPADVIGNPREERTRAFLARMLKDQAE
- a CDS encoding alkaline phosphatase D family protein gives rise to the protein MPLPLLGPVLRHVDATSATVWVEVAAPGHVHVDVELPDGSTRRGSEPTLSLHGHHFALVVVDGLPTGESLPYGVSQEVDGQEERLWPPVWDWPASRISTPAPGDPVRLAFGSCRRAGDDGEESTRLVGVDALSALAHGIVLDGAEAPDVLLFVGDQVYADDPNPGIVDRLRERNDGRPEGSPEVRDEIGDFEEYTWLYHETWGPDPVRWLMSTVPTCMLLDDHDLRDDWNTSQAWREEVRRRPWWRDRVTGAFASYWVYQHLGNLSPTELAEDRLYRTLRATADDDERDALLDAFAWGADADPSTARWSFTRELGAARLVAIDSRCSRRLEPGARYMTDATEWEWVRARALAPGARHLLLATTLPAFLLHGIHHAEAFDEAVADGRFGARAAGWAEALRQAADLEHWAAFGRSFGQLVDLLGEVGRIPRAPASVLLLSGDVHCSYTAQVRVPGVDPARTVVHQLVMSPFRNPLERGMKVANRLLDRAPVRGLLRGLSLLAGVRGPDVAWRVEHGPWFDNGVTTVVLGPDGAVDVQVDHAGRSQDRPRLRRTLTRRLRTPVVHAPAREPVRDRASV